The Prochlorococcus sp. MIT 0801 genomic sequence TAGCAATAAAAAAAATTGATTTTATCTCATTTCAATACAAGGGATTTCATCAAGTTAAAGATTTACCCACAAACCCCGTCATCGTTGTTAAAGTCCTCGACGTATACAAAAGCTCAGCAACGCTCCTCCCATGACGATCGCTGTTGGAAGCGCAACAGAACGAGGTTGGTTTGACGCCCTCGATGACTGGTTAAAGCGCGACCGATTCGTATTTGTTGGTTGGTCTGGACTACTACTCTTCCCTACGGCTTTCCTAGCTATTGGTGGATGGTTTACAGGTACAACCTTCGTTTCTTCCTGGTACACCCATGGTGTAGCCAGTTCTTACCTTGAGGGATGCAATTTCCTCACAGCCGCTGTTAGTACTCCTGGCGATGCCATGGGTCACAGTCTTCTATTCCTTTGGGGACCAGAAGCTCAGGGCGATTTAACACGTTGGTTCCAACTTGGTGGCCTTTGGAATTTCGTTGCTCTTCACGGCGCGTTTAGTCTTATCGGCTTCATGCTTCGTCAATTCGAAATTGCCAGACTAGTTGGTATCCGTCCATATAACGCACTTGCTTTCTCAGCAGTTATTGCAGTATTTACTGCTTGCTTCCTTATCTATCCATTAGGACAGCACAGTTGGTTCTTCGCTCCTTCTTTTGGAGTTGCAGCAATATTCCGTTTCATCCTCTTCATTCAAGGATTCCACAACATTACGCTTAACCCATTCCACATGATGGGAGTAGCAGGAATTCTTGGTGGTGCTCTTCTTTGTGCTATTCACGGTGCAACAGTTCAGAACACTCTTTATGAAGATTCAA encodes the following:
- the psbD gene encoding photosystem II D2 protein (photosystem q(a) protein), which translates into the protein MTIAVGSATERGWFDALDDWLKRDRFVFVGWSGLLLFPTAFLAIGGWFTGTTFVSSWYTHGVASSYLEGCNFLTAAVSTPGDAMGHSLLFLWGPEAQGDLTRWFQLGGLWNFVALHGAFSLIGFMLRQFEIARLVGIRPYNALAFSAVIAVFTACFLIYPLGQHSWFFAPSFGVAAIFRFILFIQGFHNITLNPFHMMGVAGILGGALLCAIHGATVQNTLYEDSSQYSEGKAQSSTFRGFDPVQEEETYSFITANRFWSQIFGIAFSNKRFLHFLMLFVPVTGMWAASIGIVGLALNLRAYDFVSQEIRAAEDPEFETFYTKNILLNEGMRAWMSSVDQPHENFVFPEEVLPRGNAL